The DNA sequence GACCTATTGAACTCAGGAGCGATGAGATTGTACCCGGAGTGACAGGTCTGATAGGTTTGTTTCGCTCCTTTCCAAATTGTACTTGCTATCTGATCCCAAGAAACAGGTAACACACCACTAATACGGATAAATTCACTGAGTGATGCCTTGGGAGTAGAGATCTTGGTATGTGTATATCTCTGTAAAGCGGATTGAAGCTAATAGCTATATTCCAGGGTAAAGCTGAGGTTTGTCATTTTGCTCCATCATTTCTCCCAGGCTTACCATATATTAAGTTCCTCAACCCCGGAGGTTCAGTGAAGGACCGAGTAGCTTTACAGAGTAATTGCGTCCACCCTCAACTGTCCATACATATTTCCTAGTATCGCTGACCTTCAGCGGTACAGTTATTGAAGATGCTGAGGCTCAAGGCCTTCTCTATCCCAATACTGGATCAGTTCTCTTTGAAGGTACAGTAGGAAGTACAGGAATCTCATTGGCAACGGTGGGAAAGGCTAAGTGAGTGAGAGGTCTTTTTATAAGTGTTATAAACAATCTACGCAGCCACTGATGATCTGTGCTGCATAGGGGCTACGAAAGCTGTATCATCATGCCTGATGACGTTGCAATCGAAAAGGTGCAGATCTTGGAAAAGCTCGGGGCAAGAGTAGAGCGCGTAAGGCCTGCAAGTATTGTGGACCAGAAACAGGTACGTATCAGCCGTAAACGTTTGGGATGGCTGAATGTATAATTGATATATTATCGCAGTTTGTAGTGGGTGACAAGCTTTGACTTTCTTCACGTAACGAGCTTAACAATCTATGTTAGAACCTTGCGCGCAAGAGGGCTTTGGAATTTGGCAAATCGGAGCTTACCAATATCCCTGGccatggagaagagattgccGTTTCAACAAACGCCGAGCCATCAGAGAtcaaccatcatcatcttttcccctcGGCCTTTGAATACAAACCTCGCGGTTTCTTTGCCGACCAGTTTGAAAACGACAGTAATTTCATGGCACATTACAAAGGAACTGGCCCAGAAATATTACGGCAGACAAGCGGGAATTTAGATGGTTTCGTTAGCGGAGCGGGTAAGTGTGGCTCGTCGTCCCCTATTGCTACTCAACGGCGAACTGAGAAGAATCAGGCACTGGAGGCACTATCGCAGGAACTGGATGtttcttgaagaaggcctTGCCTGACCTCAAAATCGTCCTTTCTGATCCTGAAGGATCTGGGCTGTTTAACAAAGTCCGATTTAATGTTATGTTTGACCCCAAAGAAAGCGAAGGTAAGAAACGACGACATCAGGTAGACACCGTAGTGGAAGGTATAGGTAAGTGTGAAAATCTTCCATGGTATTGAAAGCTTATCCAAATTCAGGCATCAATCGAGTAAGAGTCGAAACAGCTAAATTGATGATATCTAATCCATTAAACAGATCACCTATAATTTCTCTTTGGGATTACCGGTAATCGATGATGCTTACAGGTGAGTCCGCACTGATGTTTCAAGCTGGAGTCGTTGGATGGCTGATAAACAACCTATTCAGAGTgtcagatgaagaagctgtggCGATGTCTCGATATCTCGTCCAGCACGATGGTCTTTTCCTGGGTTCTTCCAGTGCTTGTAACCTGATTGCATGTGTTCGACTAGCCAAAACTATGAGTCGGGGGTCTAGAATTGTTACAATCTTGTAAGTTCATGGATCAAGGGGACTGCCTTGCATGCAAGGGGACATCACGGATGTTTATCCCGTGCTAGGTGCGATTCTGGATCAAGACATCAAAGCAAATTTTGGTCAGACGACTACTTACGAGCGAACGACATCGCTATCGATCCTTCCATTGTTGATCGTTTATTGGACTCATaaagaaagcaaaaaagaagagaatagGTGAAGCGCCGTGTATCGGGGCTTGACTACTAGACCACAATGTCACCGTGAAGAGACTCTGTCATGCCTATAGTCTAAGTCGTAATATATGGCAGACAAGGATGCATCATTTTGATCTACACTCTACATAGTAAAATGGACGGAAGTaatttcatctctttcgATGTTTCATTACGTAATTGAATATTCCTGTCTGAAATACTTTCAATTATCGGCTACCTTCTCAAAGGTGGTGTCAAAATCCCTTGCGGGCTCAACTTATCTTTCTCTCGTCTGCCATAGAACCCGCCAAATAACCAATAATGGACCGCCAACTAGAATCTCGCATCCTTTTGGAGTCCATTTCAAAACCCACAAAGCTCTCCTCTAAAGATACCTATGCCCACCTCAAAAATTTCGTCCATTCCCTGCCTCATACCCCAGTACGCACTCAAGTCGACCGACTCGCCGACGCGCTCGGCGTAGAAATTGGGGCGATCGCTCCTGAAGAAGGCGACAGGCGCGAAGGCTTACGTGAAGCTGAGAGGGCTGCAGCTAGGGaggcaaggaggaagaagagggaggaagaagaagagcaacgACGAAAAGCGGAGATGGATAGTGCGATTGAAGGGTTAGAAGGAgataatgaagaagatggtgaaatGGAGAATGGAGCAGTTGGTcaggatggtgaagaagggatggacaACAGAGGCGATGTGGAATATGGAGATGTTgtcgacgaagatgaagatgagccaGACAACGAGCATAGCGCTCATGgagtggatgatgaggaagacaacCAGATGGACGAGGATTCCGATTAATTATGTAAGTAATTTTTAACAGCCAGCTGCCTATTGGGATTTTTCTAATGGTAACAGAGTGCATACAACAACATCAAGAATTGATATCCAGCATATAATACCCTACACCCGATCTCCAATACATGGtcccctcccttcctttttcataTCTAGAATCCTGAAGAATCCGCATCCCCTTCCCACACCTGTCTGGCTTGCACTTTGGCACTGCCAGAAGAAAACCATATCGTCTTCAATTATATTCATGATGCTGGACGCGCGAAGACGAGgtctggaagatgttgaggataGGCGAGAGCGGGCCTTAGCTTTCTGATCCGCTCGAAGAACGCTTCAAGAGAGAtcaattcttcttcattattTTTTCCGAACGATAATGTAACATACGTTGGGACACCACATCTACATACTGGGGTGCCTTCACGAGGACCGAAAGGTCCAGCGATTGGTACAGGGTGGAAGTCTTAACATGAGCGTGTGTCTGCCGAAATGTTGTACTTACCTTCTCGGTAGAAGCTATGATAGAATGAGTCATGGGCAACAAAAGACAGAAATTGACCATAATCGGTCGCCGCCACTTACCGAAAAGTAATATTGATCCTAGACGTGAACGCCTGTTGTGCGTCCCTAGGGATCGGGTTTTCCTCGATGTCATACCCCGGTCTGAACAAATCTATCGCCTTTTGAGGGGGGACGCTAGAAGTGTGATAGTCAATTTCAAGGCTAacaaataataataatgagACAGCTCACGTATGCTTGTATCTCTCCTGACATCCAGCATTCATCAAGCATAAAGTATTGTGGGCCAATGTGATCTCATATGTGCAAGGGGGTTTGTCATTGACTATAAACGCTGGATCAGAAGGAGCAGTTTCTCGTAGCCGAAATGCTCGGGATGTTCCCAGAGATAGAGAAGCTATCGTGGTATAAGGACCCAGATCTACAATCTAGTCAGCATTCATACTTCTATGAGCTCTCAGCTTCTTATGAAACATGGAAAACTAATATCGTAAGGACTAACATGTGAGCTGATCGGCATGCCACCCGACTCTGAAAGTACCCAGCCAGCATTTAATGGCGAATTATTATCAAGCATGTTACGACGACTCACGAACTCCTAGAACACTCATAGTGATTAGCTCCACAGACATTTGCTTTCCATTCGCCCGCCCATTCAGGTCCgaatctttgtctttttctcaaTTCCTCGTTGACCATTTTTTCGACGATCTCTGCTGCCCTTGTCAAAAGTGCCGGATAAACCTTGGGTGCAATTATTAGCACCTGACCATAGACGCTAATAAAAATCAGATGAATACCTTGGCAGGTCCTTGTTCCACTCCAGCGTAATAAtactttcctcctccataccctcctccttcttttcgaTAGAAGCCCGTCTTGTGCGGGCTTTTTGCCTCCTTTCCTGCGATAAAGAACCGATTGGCACCCCAACactttgcttcttccaacatGAGCAGATAAAGAGCAGATGCTAACGAAGGTGGTAAAGGTTGATCGATAAGAGTTAGCGGTAGTGAATTTGAATCGATCGAGGCCTGCGATGAGAGACAAACAGGCCGTTGAGGGCCTAATTTCTGTTTTActggggaagaaggcgttCGGCCCAATATATCGAAAGCATTGGTAACTGGCCTTGGCGGTGTTGCTTCTGAAAGGGTACCGTCCGTCTCTTTATTTTCTTCGATTGAAGCGATACAGATTCCACTGATTTTGCTACTACCAGCTGCCGACATTGTCAAGTGACGTCCGGTCGactcatcttcttgttttccttttgcTTTCACTGTTCTGTTATTATCGCCAGGGCGACCGAGCCATTCTTGCAAGCTCGGCCCAGCTTTACGTTTTCTAGAGGCCTTGGGGCTGGGTAAGAGGAGTTTTTCTGCAGCTTTAGCGACGTCGCCGTCAACCGAAGCGAGCATCTCTAGAGCTTGCGATGGAAGTGTCAATGGGTGGACGAGTGAAGCGAGAAGGACAAGTTTGGTTTCGGTATCtagttcttcctccttgcttGCATCTGTGTTGAGGTCTGTACTAGCTTGAGTGTTATCAGGCATGGCGCTTTGGAGTGTGTATATGCATGCAAAAatcagaaaagaaagatgtaAAGGAAATTCGTTATTTATTTGGCGCCGATACACAAGTGTCGACGACATCATCTATCTCGAAGCGCATCTCTCACTAACTCTTCGTCACCATTATACTATCCGTGTTCTGCGATCAAGTTGAAGCCTCCTCGTCGGCAGTGTAACCACTATGGCCCACTCCTCGCCACCACTGAATACCCAGCCTTCCGAATCCCGCACGCTGAAACGTCCTGCATCGCAGAGTCGCCTCACACAGCTTCTGGTCCCGGGACGGTCACGTAGTGGCTCGACAACATCACAAGCCAGCGTGAACATCGAAGATAGTGGGAGCAGCGGCAGAGGGACTCCTGAAGGTAGAACACGGATTGGCAAGGGTGAGTGGAAGTTATGACAATTGGCAGGGTTCCTTCTAATATGTCGAACGCTCTATAGCTGCGGCTGCATCGCTATTGGCAAATGACTCAAAGTACAAGCGATTTAAGCAACAGGTTGACAAAGCTTTACAGTCGTTTGAGAGCGTCAATGAATGGGCAGATTTCATATCCTTTTTGTCCAGGTTACTTAAGGTATGCTCTCGCAACTGGTTTTCAGGAAAGCCAATGCTCAGCGTTCCCCACTTAATAGACGTTGCAAACACCTTCACCGCCGTATCACGAAATACCCAGGAAGCTTATAGTCTCCAAAAGGTTGGCACAATGCCTGAATCCTGCCTTACCTTCAGGGGTTCATCAACGTGCACTCGATGTCTATTCCTATATATTCAGCATAATTGGGGTGAGTGTGATCAATCCTCACCTCCAAGCCTTAGATGCTAACTCCAATATAGACTGATGGTCTTCAGCGAGACTTGGCCATATGGTCCTCAGGtctttttccattcttccaataCGCTGCCACATCGGTTCGCCCCTTATTGATCAACATTTACGAAAGCTATTATCTGCCACTAGGGGAGAACTTGCGGCCAGCCACGAAAGCTTTTGTGCTGGCTTTGTTGCCtggaatggaagaagaggcaggggACTTCTTTGATAAAGTGAGGCTTTCTCCATTGAGCAAGCGAAACTGCGTACTAATCGATATTCAGATCCTTTTCTTACTCGACCGTCTGTCCGGCGCCATCTCCccgtctttcttcctccaaaaCGTATTTCTAATTCTTATCACTTCCCCGGTATCGCGTCTTGCAGCCCTCAATTACCTCGCTCGGCGGATGACAAAGCCCCCAGACCATCCAGATGCCACCATTGAGACCGGCTTATTGGTAAGAGGACTGGGTGCGGCATTGGATGACGAGAACATCCTTGTCCGAAGGAACGCGTTAGATCTTTTACTGAGAGTGCTAAAGTTGGAAAGCAAAATTCTGAAGTAATGTTTCCTGTCATTTGGCTTATACGGATGGCTAACAATGCTTGAAATAGGGAGGCGGAGCTCAGTGATAAACAGTTGCTTACCAATTCCGTTACCAGCGTGGTCCTTCAGAAAGAACTTTCGCTCAGCCGACGAGTATACAGCTGGCTTCTCGGAACAAGCGAAGCGCCTAATGATCAGATAGACTACTTCAAAACCTATGGCATGGATTTACTTTCCTCGACACTCTTGCTCAAGATGGAAAACGcgatggtggagggggacgagggaagagatAATGATCCACAAAAACCGTTCAAAATCTTTCTGTCGCTCTTGGATAAGTGGGAAATTGGGGGGGTGTTGTCTGAGAGGGTAGCAATGCCAGCTCTTAGGATCATAATGGATGCGTCAACATCTGGTTTGACTGAAGTGAGTTTTATTCTGTCTTCCGGAATCTGCTAGCTAACGATAGACGCGGCAGGCGCCAAGTATGGCTAGCGCTCTATATGAAGCAGTGGAGCCGTCTATCATTTGGAAATCGCTGTACTACCGTGTTGAGGAAAGATTCGTGCAGGGGAATAAAGGCGATGTCGCCCTTGTCTCTTGGCTGCTGGATAATGTGCCAcaaaaggatgaggagattaCAGCTTTGCATCTCCCTCTACTGCTCGATAGAATCCTAGAGCTTATAGAGGTTAGCGACCTTCCGATAACTCTGCTCGAAGTGATGCTGACGTGACGTTTCGCTGTGACCAGTGCGATAACATAGTTGCTGATCATCTCCCTGAGGCAATCCGACTTGCGGTCTCTCTTGTCCAACACATCCCCGCAACCGTGTTTTCAAAGTCTTCGTCGACTTTTCATCGCCTTCATACCGAAgacccttccctctctcaaGTTATGTACGAGCAAAAACAACACCCCCTTGACGTTGAAATCCGACTTCATAcccagcttcttccccatATTGTTCAATCTGCTTTTTCAATCTCCATAGCTGCCCTAAAAGGATCAGATCCCACCATTTTACTCCATGCCCTTAATATCATAAGTGTCCTGATAGATTGCGAGGCACCTGCGCTGGAAGAAGTAGACGGACCTATATGGTTGAGTGCAATGGTGGACAGCCTATCGAGAGTAAAAGCATTTGTGGTGGTTGAGGCGCTGGTGATGGTCACACTCAAGGCTAGCAGATCCGATCTGATGAAGTCAAGAATAGTGGTGACATCAGACAAGACAATGTCTGCTATTCTAGATTCTGTGAGCTCTCTTTGGACTTAACATAAGTGATACTGACAAATCAACTGTAAAGCTTTTCCGATACCTGCAACCATCAGCGTCACTTTATCACAGTCGGGCGGTTGAACTTCTTTGGGACTATAATCAGCTTGCAGAGATACATACTCTGGAAAATGTCATCGCACGCAGGATGACCAAGTCGCCTACTGTCGATTCTGCTTTCGAGGCATTCGGCATCTTCTGGCGACTGACAGGTAAGATCTGCGAAAATATTGGAAGCAACATCAGACTAATGGACTATCATGGCAGATGACTCCATGCTTCCTGGTGAAATATTCCATGTTCCTATTTGTATTGTGCTGGAATCTCTAAAATCCACGGATCCCGACGTCCAGCGTCAAGCTGAGACATGGCTGCGCCTCAATCTTCGTTCATATTTTAGAGTACTTGACCCTCTTCTCAGCCGCCTTCTCGACCCTTCAATCAAATATGATTCCACTCAAGGAACATACGATGGCCTTGTGGACCTGAATTTGATAAGGCATCAGATCGAGTGTGTTACTGCTCTTTTTCAGTTTGGTGGTCAAGGGTTGTGCAAAGCCTGCCAGGCAGAAGAATTGAATGGTTCTTTATACCCGACATTTATCTCAAGGGCAGAAAATGGTTTTCCTGGTGTGAGGGGATATATGGAACTGATTTGTCTACTTCTGATCAGGTGAGTCGTTGGTTACAAGTATATGAGTCATTTTCTAATATTTATTAGGTTCATTGAAGCGGAGACGAGTCCGCAAATGGGCAGAAAAGTTTCGCCTCTGATACTTCGCGTGCAAAGTGCTGCCCTTTCCTTATTACAGATGATAGTATCTCGTGGGGAAGTTTCCCAGCCACtcatttcatctctcaaaaCCACGCTCGCCAACAAACTACTCTCCGCAGTCCAGGCAAGGCGACTTACTTTGCAAAGTAAAATgctccacctccttcacTCTGCTATCaacgcttcttcttcccgccGTGAACCGCCTTCCCCTGTACCTAGCCAGACACATCGGCGAGGTACCTCATCAGCCACGGAGAAGCGCCCGTCGGTCGATATCTCGGTATCAGATTTTGAGCATCAGCTAGTCGTCACAGTAATGCAAGGTGTGGCAACGCCTTCTAATATCCCCGTCCTCCAACACTGGATCGACTTTGTGCTGATGACAGTACCTCTTTTGGTCAATCGGCCTAACCTTCTGCACACTCTAGCTGAGTGCTTTAGTCAGGAGACGCGGGAACTAGTGCAGCGTATCCAAGAGGGGCATGAGAAACAGTCCTCCCTAcaagatggaaaagataCCATCGTCACCGTGGATGAGGAGCTCAGTGTGACAGATGCAGAGGTCATTATGACTCTCAATGCTCTTGAGCGTGTGCTTACCATCTTGAACAATCCCGCGTCAGGGAAAATAGATGATTCTGCCTCCGGACAAGGCGAAAGTGGAAGTCGGATCCTCGGTTTGGTATCCACAGTTTTTACCGTTGAAGCTCCGTCGAATGAGTCGAAACCTGAATTTCCGAGGTACCTAGAGGATGCCGTTCATGCGTTGTTGGTAACCTGGTCCGCTACGTTGCAAGCATCGGAAGCCGGAGATGAGAGGGCGCGGGCTGAAAACAGCCACCAGACATATGTTAATATTCGAGAGCGAACGAGAAAAGTACTAGAGAAGGTGTTTAGGGCGAGCCCTTTGTCGGTCATTTCTAGCTGTGTGCATGTCTGGTCCCTACGGTTCGAACAAGTTTCGGTGAGTGATCATTATATGAAAAAAataagaagaatgaagtcGTCTGATGTATGGCATAGGATTTGGCAATATTCGATTGTGTTGATACACTAACACCAAGCGCTCAAAACGTTGTAGAGCTAGTCTGCGACTTAGTTTCCGGGAAATCCGGAAAAGCTGTTCCAGATTACAGGTACGTTTCATCTGTGGATTTGCTCTTGTATCAAGCTGGTAAACTGATGGTATGATCTATTCTTAGAGCCGATCCGTCTTACCTTGCTTTCCTTGAGGCATATGTTTCTCGGCTCGAGGCTCCTATTGCGGTCCAGGTTTGGTCAACCCTATTTGGTTTTGCCCGAGAGCTCGTCTccacaacaacaacagcttTTACCCGCTCTCACCTCTTTTCGCTTCTTCAGTAGGTCGATATTATGTGCCGACTTTGGAGCCTAGAAGCTCATTGTTCTCTTCAGATGTCTTAACAATTTGTCTCTAACAATATTAAACACTACCGCTTTAGAAGATCGTCGTTTGCGCCGTGATCTTCAAGATACCTATTCGAAGACTCTCGATCTCGTTGTCAACAACTCCCTAAAAATCGCCGAGGCTGGTATATGGGATAGGCCTGACATAACTAAACATGTAGAAAGCGACAAGGAAGACCACGTTGACGTAGAAAAAGGACTGGTAAAAGTATGTGTTCGGAGAAAAGAGGTCAAAGCTGACTGAAACTACAGATCTACGACTATCTGGCGACCGCAGTCATACCCAATTTGAGATTGCTCCTGATTGAGCCTGATCGAGTAAACTCAGCATGTAGCGGCATCATAGTGGCCATTGTCAACCCTGCTTTCCGAAGACAGCGGTTAGTGTGATTCATTCCCCCGGAAGCCCTTAGCTGACAGCCTTATCTGATAGCGTTGACGCACCGATCCTTCGTTTGGTCCTTGAGATATCTCGAATTAGCTGCACAACCAAGACATGGCGGCCACTTGTCTCTGACTTCTTCGGTGACCTTCGTCTCTTTAAATCGAAGCCCCCTGTCGAAACGGACTACTGGAAGCAACTGATACTGGCACTCTTCACATCCGATAAAGAGCGATTTCCCGATCTCCTTTCCCGCATCACATCAACAAGCTCTGCAAATATAAATATCTTTACAAATAGAGAACAAGAAATGGCTGGGAAATGTGGGAATCTGAGAAGACTGAGTCTTATACTGCTTGCAGCGGAAAGAAATCATTACCTTGGACTGTTGCCGGCCATCCAAGAGAGACTGGTCGAGATGTTGCGATCGGGAAATGTCTCCACTCGAGTGCATTCAGAAGTAAGGCAAAAAATATTATTAATGACATTGGAGGCCGTCAACTTATACAGTCGGGTATTAGGTATATCTGTGTCTAAGGGTGTTAATGTGCAGAATCAACCCGCAACATCTTACCAACTTTTGGCCCGTGATATTGGCTGAGCTTGTAAGTTTGATTTTTTCGTAATGGTACCTCATGAAAGCAAAGTATGAGACTGATATGTAACTATGTTTAGCTGCGTATATTTGAGCAGACGTTAGAGGAACTCCCCGAGGACGGATCAGAAGAATTGTTATTGATTCTGGCCGCTTGCAAATTCCTGGATCTACTGCTCGTCATTCAGTCTGAAGACTTTCAAATGTATGTCTTCTGGTCATACTGTTTAAATACGCTAATGAATACATACCCAGTCACCAATGGATGTTTGTTACGGACACGACTGACGCGGCGTATCCTCCAGAAGAGTATACACCCGATGCTATGATGGATAGGTTGGCCGAGTTGCTCACTGAATTAGGTTCCAGAGGTGGTGATACGGTATGTTTCCCTCATCCCGTTAGGAGGACATTTTCAACTGAACTTGAACTGTTTCTTGATGAGTAGGAAGTTTCACCTTCGGAACCCTCCCTCGTTTTGACATCCCC is a window from the Cryptococcus deuterogattii R265 chromosome 10, complete sequence genome containing:
- a CDS encoding cysteine synthase A; the encoded protein is MGVSDYFTAFSSKFWERLRFPSKFTRDLVWGIILGITLSLSSTSAALILQEWRRKRATQRIPPRPIELRSDEIVPGVTGLIGNTPLIRINSLSDALGVEILGKAEVCHFAPSFLPGLPYIKFLNPGGSVKDRVALQIIEDAEAQGLLYPNTGSVLFEGTVGSTGISLATVGKAKGYESCIIMPDDVAIEKVQILEKLGARVERVRPASIVDQKQFVNLARKRALEFGKSELTNIPGHGEEIAVSTNAEPSEINHHHLFPSAFEYKPRGFFADQFENDSNFMAHYKGTGPEILRQTSGNLDGFVSGAGTGGTIAGTGCFLKKALPDLKIVLSDPEGSGLFNKVRFNVMFDPKESEGKKRRHQVDTVVEGIGINRITYNFSLGLPVIDDAYRVSDEEAVAMSRYLVQHDGLFLGSSSACNLIACVRLAKTMSRGSRIVTILCDSGSRHQSKFWSDDYLRANDIAIDPSIVDRLLDS